Proteins found in one Arachis stenosperma cultivar V10309 chromosome 8, arast.V10309.gnm1.PFL2, whole genome shotgun sequence genomic segment:
- the LOC130946739 gene encoding uncharacterized protein LOC130946739 has product MAEQDHPPFPETFLYETLSPISFSAAADDDDNNNNESYSVFRNEISLSEIPSTVPGSATIDFFSLDVAEETCDRDSLPPPIVVAEEPKTPALAPEPKLESSWFRGNCKFRSPMLQLHKEIVDFCEFLSPTSEEKAARDTAIESVFDVIKHIWPHCQVEVFGSYRTGLYLPTSDIDVVILKSGLPNPQLGLNALSRALSQRSMAKKIQVIGKARVPIIKFVEKKSGLAFDVSFDLDNGPKAAEYIQEAVARWPPLRPLCLILKVFLQQRELNEVYSGGIGSYALLAMLMAMLRNLRETQASAEHNLGVLLVHFFDFYGRKLNTTDVGVACNGAGIFFSKSSKGFLNKGRPFLIGIEDPQAPENDIGKNSFNYFQIRSAFSMAYTTLTNTKTIMNLGPSRSILGTIIRPDSVLLERKGGFNGDVTFDSLLPGAGEPLEEQYGEQDMLYNWQFDYEEEPLPRGNDDDAEPSTRSSTRKRKSSSKEKSSKKVKENGEYKKVRNEESGSRKENGDLKKHRRKQW; this is encoded by the exons ATGGCGGAGCAGGACCACCCTCCGTTCCCCGAAACTTTCCTCTATGAAACCCTTAGTCCCATCTCTTTCTCGGCCGCCGCCGACGACGacgacaacaacaacaacgaGTCCTACTCTGTCTTCCGCAATGAGATATCCCTCTCTGAAATTCCATCCACCGTTCCAGGTTCCGCTACTATCGATTTCTTCTCTCTCGACGTCGCCGAAGAGACCTGCGATCGGGACTCTCTCCCGCCGCCGATCGTCGTGGCGGAGGAGCCCAAGACGCCAGCACTCGCACCCGAGCCGAAGCTCGAGAGCAGTTGGTTTCGCGGAAACTGCAAGTTCAGGAGCCCCATGCTTCAACTGCATAAAG AGATAGTGGATTTTTGTGAGTTTTTGTCTCCAACATCTGAAGAGAAAGCTGCACGGGACACGGCAATAGAATCTGTGTTCGATGTTATAAAGCACATATGGCCCCATTGCCAG GTAGAAGTCTTTGGATCTTATAGGACTGGGCTGTATCTTCCGACTAGTGATATTGAT GTTGTGATTTTGAAGTCAGGCTTGCCAAATCCACAGCTTGGCTTGAATGCACTTTCTAGAGCATTGTCACAAAGGAGCATGGCTAAAAAGATACAG GTGATTGGAAAGGCTCGTGtaccaattattaaatttgttgAAAAGAAAAGTGGGCTTGCATTTGATGTAAG TTTTGACCTTGACAATGGACCCAAAGCTGCCGAGTATATTCAG GAGGCAGTGGCTAGGTGGCCCCCACTTCGGCCATTATGTTTGATCTTGAAAGTGTTTTTGCAACAGAGAGAGCTAAATGAG GTATATTCTGGTGGTATTGGTTCTTATGCCCTCCTTGCCATGCTGATGGCAATGCTGCGG AATCTACGCGAGACTCAAGCTTCTGCCGAGCACAATTTAGGGGTCCTTTTG GTGCATTTTTTCGATTTCTATGGACGCAAGTTGAACACTACAGATGTTGGTGTGGCTTGTAATGGGGCAGGAATCTTTTTTTCGAAGAGTAGTAAGGG GTTCTTAAACAAAGGACGGCCATTTCTTATTGGCATTGAGGACCCACAG GCACCGGAGAATGACATTGGAAAGAACTCCTTCAATTATTTCCAG ATTAGATCCGCATTTTCAATGGCTTACACAACTTTGACAAACACCAAGACCATCATGAACCTGGGGCCCAGCAGGAGCATTCTTGGTACTATAATTAGACCGGACTCCGTGTTGCTGGAGCGCAAAGGAGGGTTTAATGGGGATGTGACTTTCGATAGCTTGCTTCCTGGTGCCGGTGAGCCTTTGGAGGAACAATATGGAGAGCAAGATATGTTATACAATTGGCAGTTCGATTATGAAGAAGAACCGCTGCCACGGGGCAATGATGATGATGCAGAGCCTAGCACCCGCTCTTCAACAAGGAAGAGGAAATCGTCATCTAAGGAGAAATCAAGTAAGAAGGTCAAGGAAAACGGAGAGTATAAAAAGGTCAGGAATGAGGAGAGTGGCTCGAGGAAAGAGAATGGTGATCTAAAGAAGCATAGGAGAAAACAATGGTGA
- the LOC130945991 gene encoding putative RING-H2 finger protein ATL19 has translation MAWYLFITIDIQTILIAIGIVTMIFFIFYQILYGLFFWYLELSPEELRDIEEAIHQSYGDTPNHHIILLEALIQRDIENSSVVVDDKERGQKLRASNKLPPLVSYGMHGATKSRCDECAICLEDFEDGQCCQVFPVCKHMYHSNCIDNWLQKNVTCPICRSCIV, from the coding sequence ATGGCTTGGTATTTGTTCATCACTATTGATATTCAAACTATCTTGATTGCTATTGGCATAGTCACAATGATCTTCTTCATCTTTTACCAAATCTTATATGGATTGTTCTTTTGGTACTTGGAATTAAGCCCAGAGGAATTGCGTGATATCGAAGAAGCGATCCATCAATCATATGGAGATACACCTAATCACCATATTATCCTCTTGGAAGCTCTTATCCAGAGAGATATAGAAAATTCGTCGGTCGTGGTGGACGACAAGGAACGAGGACAGAAACTTAGAGCCTCCAATAAACTGCCACCATTGGTGAGCTATGGCATGCATGGCGCAACGAAAAGTCGTTGCGATGAATGTGCCATTTGCTTGGAAGATTTTGAAGATGGACAATGTTGTCAAGTGTTTCCTGTGTGCAAGCACATGTATCATTCAAATTGTATAGACAATTGGTTACAAAAGAATGTGACATGCCCAATATGTCGTAGTTGCATTGTGTAA
- the LOC130946864 gene encoding dynein light chain 1, cytoplasmic-like, translating to MEKEKEQEEKLVKKKKAIMHAHDHNNTVMRMASIAISLNARLKASDMPLHMQEHALHYTRSLITHGHGHHHYPSNKLTHTHLARELKKEFDSMYGPAWHCVIGTSFGSYVSHTGGAFFYFSIDSLSVLLFKTEVYLLTPPPPPPHTN from the exons ATGGAGAAAGAAAAGGAACAAGAAGAAAagctggtgaagaagaagaaagccATTATGCACGCTCATGATCACAATAACACAGTGATGAGAATGGCTTCAATTGCTATAAGCTTGAACGCGAGGTTGAAAGCTTCTGACATGCCTCTTCACATGCAAGAACATGCTCTTCACTACACAAGATCACTTATCACCCATGGCCATGGCCATCACCACTATCCTTCCAATAagctcacacacacacacttaGCAAGAGAACTCAAAAAG GAGTTCGATTCGATGTACGGACCAGCGTGGCACTGTGTGATTGGGACGAGTTTCGGGTCTTATGTGAGTCACACTGGTGGCGCGTTCTTCTACTTTTCCATTGACTCACTCTCCGTTCTTCTCTTTAAAACGGAGGTTTACTTGCTCacgccaccaccaccacctcctcATACAAAttaa